atcttcacttttcaacactttaaagaggtcctttgcagcagatttgcccaaagcaatgcatccttcagtttcttgactgctgcttccatgggtgctgattgtggatccatgtaaagtgaaatccttgacaacttcgattctctctctgtttatcgtgtgttgcttattggtccagctgtgaggatttttgttttctttatgttgaagtgtaatccataccgaaggctgtggtctttgatcttcctcagttaagtggttcaagtcctcttcactttcagcaagcaaggttgtatcatctgcataatgcatgttgttaacgggtcttcctccaatcctgatggtcatagcattattcataatagctaaaaagtggaaatgacctaatgtccatcaactgatgaatggataagcaaaatgtggtagacccatataatggaatattattctcccataaaaaggaatgctaccgtatggatgagccttgaaaacaataTGCTAAGGGAAAGAAACCTGTCACAAAAGACCTTatgttgtatgatttcatttatatgagaaATCCACAATATGCAAATATAgagacaaagtagattagtggctgccTAGGGCTGGGGGGATTGGGAAATGATAGCTAAAGGGTATGGCGTTTATTTTGGTGGcgggggggtgatgaaaatattccaaAATTGATCCGGGCAATGGTTGCTTAACTGTGAGTATACTAAAAACCAGTGGTAcacttaaaacccattgctatctagccgattctgactcagtgaccctgtagggcacggtagaaccgtcccataggatttccaaggctgtaaactttacaggagcagactgcccgatctttcttctgcggagcaaaGCCACCCTACTTtaacagccgagcatttaaccactgcaccaccagggctccttgaacggCACACTTAGCTTgcaaattgtatggtatgtgaattatatctcaataaacgtTTTTTTTAAacgttaggaaaaaaaaagaataaaaacaccaGGCTGCGGCAGCTTTCCCCATCTCCACCCCCACCTAGACTGCTAAGTGGTCTAATGGCTCAAAGGGTTTGGAGTAATTCGGGGGGAGGTCAAGAAACCAAGGCACTTCAAGATCCTCCAGGCCTCACTGTAGCCCAATCTACCCTCTCTGCCTTGAAGGTGGCGTGGAACCTAGGCCATCTTCTCGGTGCGAGTGGGGCCACTACACTGCTGCCAAGACCAGAGTCGGCAGGTACAGCCCACCCTAGGACCTCGGAGAACAGGCTTCTTCTCACCATTCACTGCCGGCCTCACAGAGCCACCCAGGAGGGCCAAGTCCCCGGGAATTAGAGCGTTTGCAGAATTCACTCTCAGCGCGCGTGGGGCCTTGGGTGAGGCTCCTGAACCGGTCACCCCAGAATACCCGCCAGCCTGCTGCTCTGTCCTCCACCCACGGCTCCTCACTGTGTAAACCTCTCCGTGCGGGTTAATTAAAACAAGGGCAGGGCGAGAGGGACCCCTAAGGAACGCCTTGCTGAAGCGGACGTGCAAGCCGGTCTCCGAGCTCGGGTCTGTTTCCCGACCCTTGACTGAGGGCCCTAAGGAGGCGACCTAGCAGGTGGGCGCACGGTCCTGGCCGGAGCCTCCTGGGGTCCGGAGCCGGGCCCCCTCGCGGTGGCAGCGCCCCCGCCCGGCCAGGCCCAGGCTGCCCTGAGCTCTGGTCTCCCGCACTGCGTAGAGGAGGCGCGTTCGCGGGCGGGGGCGGGGACTCCAGGGCTCCACCGCCTGGGCGCGGCGCGCACGCAGCGGGGCGGCCCCACAGCGACCCAGGCCGGGGCGACGCTAGGTGCTGGCCTTACCCGCGCACCTCGCCTGGCTCTTTCCTCCGCGTGTCGGCGCCGCCCATGGCCGAGGTGCCCGAGCCCGACGCTGGGGCCGCCGACGGCGCGGCGGCTGGAGCCCTGGAGACGCCGGGTTGGGAAGCCCCGGAGGACGCGGGCCCCCAGGTAGGCGCCGCCGGCGGGCGCGAAGGGTGCAGGCCCAGCGGGGTGGGATGGGATGGAGGGGGAGGCCAGGCCGCCTTCCGACTGATCTGCAGCAAGGCCGGGAAGTCTTACAGATTTAGGTGAAAAAGTACACTTCTCAGAATGGCCAGAGCCCCTCTCTGTTCCCGCAGCAACAGGGAAGTTCAGTTGTTTCGCCTTGGCCCTAGGTATCGCCCatgcctcagtttgttttctttgaggttaaaaacaaggaaaaaaaaaaaaaaaaaggaatctctCACCTTCTGGAACCCGCAGTGGGGCTCTCCGTGCTCAGGGGCATAATACTTGCTCGTTTTTAACGTGAGCTGAGTCCGGCCCCTGGGAAGGTGGAGCTCCGGCCGCCGACGTCTCACCCCCGAGGCTGGGACGCGCAGGGGAGAGGCCCTCCGCACCCTACAGAGCCAGTACCTCGGGCTGGACCCCGGGGCTGGTCGGCTCCGGGTGGACCCGAGCTTAAGATAATTGTGTTGTTGCATCTCACACTCTGCCCTCTGAGAGCTGCTTCCCGAAGTTTTCTCTGTTCCACTTTAGCCCGGAAGTTATGAGATCCGACACTACGGACGAGCCAAGTGGGTCAGCACGTCCGTTGAATCCACGGACTGGGATTCAGCCATCCAGACTGGCTTTACAAAACTGAACAGCTACATTGAAGGCAAAAACGAGAAAGGTAAAAGCCATTGACCTTGTAATTACGTATTTTGTAATTGTGGTCAAGTCCCTTGGTTTATTAATGAGTCTTAGCTTATTAAAGAACTCTCCTTAATAATAGAAAAATAGCCAGATTATCAAAGGCTTTATGTTTCAAAATATTGACTCTCCAGAGGACCCGCAGCTCCGGCTAGAGTAGGGTAGTACTCTTCAGCCTCTATTCTTCTCTGTGTTCCTGGTCGATGAATTTGGGCTCTGTGTGACTTTGAGTCCTTTTTATTGGCTAATGCTTCTAGAGATAATTTGGTGACTGAGGCAGGAGATCGGGAGTTTCAGAATATAGGTTCAGCTCCTGGCTCTGTTGCTATTTATATTTGAACGAGTCACTTAGCTTATGGGCTTTAGTTtctgaatcataaaaaaaaataagactagaCCACGTGACCTCTAGACTCTCTTCTATTCCTAAAACTGTACAATCTATTAACAAGAAATATCAATAGCACCGGAAGTGTTTAATGGGATCTGTGGATAATTGACAAATATTGGCCTTAGTTTTTAGAGGTGAACATTTTCTTAAAGGAAATAATTGCATCAATATGTAAATCAAGAAAGTCAGATCAAAAAATAGGTTAAATGAAAGTAGTCATAAAAACActaaatgtgttttcattctctcctttgtatttaaatatgtttttatgaCACAGAGATGAAAATAAAGATGACGGCTCCAGTGACAAGCTACGTAGAGCCAGGTTCAGGCCCTTTTAGTGAGTCTACCATTACCATCTCCCTGTATATTCCCTCTGGACAGCAATGTGATCCACCCAGGCCTTCAGAGTCAGATGTCTTCATTGAAGACAGAGCTGAAATGACTGTGTTTGTACGGTAAGTCGTAGATAATTTATAGCCCCCCTGACTGCCAGCTTTACTTCTGTGTACTCACAGTTTAGCTCCTGTGCAATTTCAGCAGGCTTTTCACCCTCCCATAAACACAGTTCTAATGCATTCTGTGGTGTTTTCCTACTggcttaccatatttttatgccaataatgagtgccttctacatttgtctccCAACTGTGCCTCCCCTCACAAGgtgttttcataagcactgcCATGCCgatgtttttaaaatgttgctgtaaaaaaaaaaaagaaatagcctaGCGTGCTTACAGAAACACCTCGCAGGGGAAggatgtggttggcaaacaaacgtagaaggtgcacattattagTGTACAGATACAGTAGTTTTATATGTCACGAGATATAATCAATTTATTTAATGAAAAGTGTATTGAGTACCTTCCACCTATAAGACACCATACAGAttatacaaaacaaaaataaaaccgaACAACAACATAAGACTGTCTTTACTTGCAACCTAGTTAGACCTaaagaaaaatacattaaaacgGAGGTTATGATATTAGTCGCATATTGGATCATATCTTCTCTTTATGACTGCCTTTCTCACCTTCTGTCTACCACCAACCTGTTAAACTAACTCTCTGCTTCTTCAATCCCCATGTACTCCTCAAACCACCACAATCTGGTACAGTCCCACcatctccttggaaacgctgttgCCACCCTCTGCAGTGCCCTTATTGCCATGTGATTTCAGTCCTCTCCCATGTGACCCCTGGAGCATTGGAGTGGTGACCATCCTCGTCCATTGATACTTGTTCATAACTTTTGGTATGTCACTCTCTTGTCTTCTCCTCCTGCTTCTTTCCCTCATTGGCTCCTCCTCCACTACTCACGCCAGGATTCACTGTTGATGCCCATTATTGACCCTCGTTTCCTAGCAGACTAAACTACCTGTATCTGATGACTCTCAGATCTACCAAGTGGCTCCAGCTCTGGCTTCCCTTATTGTCGAACATCTCCATTTGGGGGAGCATCAAACTCAACAGCACTAAAAATGAGCCTTCCCCCAACTCCCAAACCTTCTCTAGTCTTTCAGTGCCTGTCTCAGTAAAGGGCCTCATCAGCCAGATGGCTTCCCCAGGAAGGAACATCATGGTTATCATCAACACCCTGTCCCCTGACAACCGGTCCCCAGATACTGAACATTCTCCTCAGAAATGATTCATGATTCCATTCCCTTTTCTCCATCCCCATTGTTATTTCTTAAGATCCTCATCTCACAGGGACCACATTTAAGTCATCTGTGTATAACCCAGTGCTTAGGCCAATACCTGACACTCAGTAGACACTCAGATGTGAGTTCTTTCCACTGCAATAGCCTCCTAGTTGTTCTTGTTGCTGCTCCCAGTCTTTCTCTCCTCCTGTACACCGGAACTGTGATCTTTCTTACAACAACATCCGTCCCAACATGTTACACCATTTAAAGATCTCTGTTGGTTTCCTGTTGCTTTCAGACTGAACTACAGATTGTTCACATGGTACACAACACACATCGCGTGGCCCAGTCTAGCAACCCCCTCACCTCCTGTGGTTGTTCCCCACTGAGCTTCTCATCCTTCACTGAACATTCCATGTTCTTCCACATCTCTTTACCTTTGATCTCAGGCAAGTTACTCAAATTTTCCTTCTTCGAATCTCTTGAtgtctaaaatgtatatgatcgtaccagtaccagttgccatcgagtcgagccgactcatggtgaccctgtgtgtacagagtagaagtgtatctcacagggttttcaaggctgtgacctttcaaaagcaaatcttcaggcctttcttccatggtgcctctggttgggtttgaaccaccaattttttggtgagaagtcaagcacttaactgttcgtgCCACCCAAAGACTACTGTATAATTATAGTACCtacctgtcttgtagggttgctgtgaagatcCAGTGAGTTATTttatgtaaaacacttagaacatATACATGATGGTACTACTAGCTCTAgctccctctttcttcttctcttcctggaAAGCCCATTTTCATCCTTCAGGACTTAGATCAAATGACACCTTCTCTGTGGTGCCTTCATCAGTTGCTCCAGTCAGACAGCCATTCTGTTTGCTGTGCCCTTCCTCCTGATATTATCTAAATAACCTACTTATAGACTGTGAGTTCCTCAAGAGTGGAAGGGTAGATAGCCATGTGCATATCCTCAAGCTCCTAGCTCAGCAGCCTCACGGTGGGGCTTAGTACATGTTTCTGTGCTGAATAGTGCACGGCTTGATCATTGTAGAACAACATGTATTCAGAGGACAAATAATTTCTTATTAGGGGGTTCAAGATTTGATTTctaagaggttgttgttgttgttgttaggtgccatcaagtcagttcgaactcatagcaaatctgtctacaacagaatgaaacactgcccggtcctatgccatcctcagagtcgttgttaggcttgagcccattgttgcagccactgtgtcagtccatctcgttgagggtcttctttattTGCTgacctgctttaccaagcatgatgtccttttccagggactgatctcttcagACAacgtgaccaaagtatgtgagatgtaatctcgccatccttccttctaaggagcattctggttgtacatcttccaagatagatttatttgttcttttggtagttcgtggtatattcagtattcttcaccaacacaattgaaaggcatcaattcttctttggtcttccttattctttgttcagctttcgcatgcataagaggtgattgaaaacaccatggcttagttcaggcataccttagtcttcaaggtgacatctttgctttttaacagaggAAGAGGTGGGATctgaaaataaatttcctttaGGTAGAATgtactcttgttgttaggtgctgttgagtcagttccaactcacagcgaccctgtgtatagcagaatgaaacactgccaagtcctgcgtcatcctcacaatcattgctatgcttcagcccattgttgcagccactgtgtcaatccatcgccttgagggtcttcctctctttttcgctgactgtccaccctaccaagcttgatgtccttcttcaggaactggtccttcctgataatatgtccaaagtacttgagatgaagtctcgtcatccttgctc
This is a stretch of genomic DNA from Elephas maximus indicus isolate mEleMax1 chromosome 1, mEleMax1 primary haplotype, whole genome shotgun sequence. It encodes these proteins:
- the HEBP2 gene encoding heme-binding protein 2, with translation MAEVPEPDAGAADGAAAGALETPGWEAPEDAGPQPGSYEIRHYGRAKWVSTSVESTDWDSAIQTGFTKLNSYIEGKNEKEMKIKMTAPVTSYVEPGSGPFSESTITISLYIPSGQQCDPPRPSESDVFIEDRAEMTVFVRSFDGFSSAQKNQEQLLTLANILREEGKVFDEKVYYTAGYNSPFKLLNRNNEVWLIQKKERSKENE